A window of Desulfobacterales bacterium contains these coding sequences:
- a CDS encoding FtsQ-type POTRA domain-containing protein has translation MSAIKPARKNRYKKKKAAQKASARGKAGIWAKALIGAAGFCLTGVVFIFGYDALTQCDYFRAEVITVTGEHRLSEQAILDAAELECGDNILAVNLGRVRKRLVAEPWIKNAGLRRELPSRISIRIDEHKPLAVLDVGRCFLIDYGGDIFKEAAPAEMSGLPIIAGIDYADWKSPESPETKTYRAVMAILAALDKHAGIFGSPGVHEISVDTETGLTLLVSTPVASVHMGYGAYEKKFERLGRVFARIETDPDLPEIKSMDAHNPNRMVATPIARNTSEEEKEV, from the coding sequence TTGTCGGCGATTAAGCCCGCTCGTAAGAACCGGTATAAAAAGAAAAAGGCCGCCCAAAAGGCATCTGCCCGGGGGAAGGCCGGGATATGGGCCAAGGCCCTGATTGGGGCCGCCGGCTTCTGCCTGACCGGTGTGGTTTTTATCTTCGGCTATGACGCCCTGACCCAGTGCGATTATTTCCGGGCGGAGGTCATTACGGTAACCGGCGAACACCGCCTTTCGGAGCAGGCGATCCTTGACGCGGCCGAGCTTGAATGCGGGGACAATATTTTGGCCGTTAACCTTGGCCGGGTGAGAAAGCGCCTGGTGGCAGAGCCCTGGATCAAAAATGCCGGGCTCCGGCGCGAGCTGCCGTCCCGGATAAGTATCCGGATTGATGAGCACAAGCCGCTGGCCGTGCTGGATGTGGGGAGATGCTTTTTAATCGATTACGGCGGCGATATTTTCAAAGAAGCCGCCCCGGCTGAGATGAGCGGCCTGCCGATTATCGCGGGCATTGATTATGCGGATTGGAAGTCCCCGGAGAGCCCGGAAACCAAAACCTATAGGGCGGTCATGGCCATACTGGCGGCGCTTGATAAACATGCCGGCATTTTTGGCAGCCCGGGCGTTCATGAGATTTCAGTGGATACGGAGACGGGGCTCACGCTTCTTGTCAGCACGCCGGTGGCATCCGTCCATATGGGATACGGTGCATATGAAAAGAAATTCGAGCGGCTCGGCCGGGTTTTTGCCCGGATAGAGACAGATCCCGATCTTCCGGAGATTAAGTCAATGGATGCGCATAACCCGAATCGGATGGTCGCAACCCCAATTGCCCGGAATACCAGCGAAGAAGAAAAGGAGGTCTAA
- the murB gene encoding UDP-N-acetylmuramate dehydrogenase, with amino-acid sequence MDNQQAFRAAIRERVKGKLAFDEPMAAHTWFRVGGPADVYVAPESADELVSLVKWLAAENVFYVVIGGGSNLLVRDKGVRGVVIDTSAGIKGVSVSDEGAASTGVRAMAGEHLNRLCRFAIDRGLSGLNFAIGIPGTVGGAVMMNAGTARGAMENVLVQVTVLFPDGRVGALTEALLEFEYRGLKLPEHKAASPSPIILDASFQLYPANRDKLAAEAEALLKQRQAGQPKGGASAGCFFKNPETGEPAGALIDRAGMKGVSYGDAQVSEVHANFILNRGRASAADILQLMEKVQAAVYEKFQVLLDPEVRIVGD; translated from the coding sequence ATGGATAACCAGCAGGCATTCAGAGCGGCGATCAGAGAGCGGGTCAAGGGAAAGCTTGCCTTTGACGAGCCTATGGCCGCGCATACCTGGTTTCGCGTGGGCGGACCGGCAGATGTCTATGTGGCCCCGGAAAGCGCCGATGAGCTGGTTTCCCTGGTTAAGTGGCTGGCTGCGGAAAATGTTTTCTATGTGGTGATCGGCGGGGGCTCAAACCTTCTGGTCAGGGACAAAGGGGTCCGCGGGGTGGTGATTGATACGTCGGCCGGTATTAAGGGGGTATCAGTGAGCGACGAGGGAGCAGCTTCCACGGGGGTCCGGGCCATGGCCGGCGAGCACTTAAACCGGCTCTGCCGGTTTGCCATTGACAGGGGGCTTTCCGGCTTGAATTTCGCCATAGGAATTCCCGGAACCGTGGGCGGAGCGGTCATGATGAACGCGGGTACCGCTCGCGGCGCTATGGAAAACGTACTGGTCCAGGTCACGGTGTTGTTCCCGGACGGCCGCGTGGGGGCGCTCACAGAAGCCTTGCTTGAATTCGAATACCGGGGGTTAAAACTTCCTGAACATAAAGCGGCGAGCCCTTCCCCAATAATTCTGGACGCCAGCTTTCAGTTGTATCCCGCAAACCGTGATAAACTGGCGGCCGAAGCAGAGGCTTTGCTTAAACAGCGGCAGGCGGGGCAGCCCAAAGGCGGGGCGAGTGCGGGCTGTTTCTTTAAGAATCCGGAAACCGGTGAGCCGGCCGGGGCCCTGATTGATAGGGCCGGGATGAAGGGCGTGTCCTACGGGGATGCCCAGGTATCGGAAGTGCATGCCAATTTCATTTTAAACCGGGGCAGGGCCTCGGCAGCGGATATCCTGCAGCTTATGGAAAAGGTTCAGGCTGCGGTCTACGAGAAGTTTCAGGTTTTGCTTGACCCGGAGGTCAGAATTGTCGGCGATTAA
- the murC gene encoding UDP-N-acetylmuramate--L-alanine ligase yields MYQKKYHIYFIGIGGIGMSGIAELLLNLGYAVSGSDIAASDATERLTGLGGKIYKGHEPAQVDGADVVVTSSAIGKDNPEVKAALDAGIPVIPRAEMLAELMRLKYSIAVAGAHGKTTTTSILASVLAEGGLDPTVVIGGKLKQINTNAVLGQGEFIVAEADESDGSFLKFSPTMAVVTNIDLEHLDFYKDLDTIKSVFLDFIDRVPFYGLAVLCLDNEHIQEIIPKLKKRYVTYGLSAQADIQASDIRYETVRSRFSVYSQGQLAGQVILNLPGLHNIYNALASIAVGMELEIPFERIQAALENLAGVQRRLEIRGEAKGIQIIDDYGHHPTEIKTTLDAVRKSWPGRRLKVVFQPHRYTRTKVLFDDFTRSFYQSDLLMLLPIYSAGEPEIEGVDHHRLADGVRHHGHKDVLCFDEKAAAVSYLKENAKAGDIILTLGAGNVWQVGQTLLEQLGQSNARDKG; encoded by the coding sequence ATGTATCAAAAAAAATACCATATTTATTTTATCGGCATCGGCGGCATCGGCATGAGCGGGATTGCAGAGCTCCTGTTAAACCTGGGCTATGCCGTGTCCGGCTCGGACATTGCAGCCTCTGATGCTACCGAACGGCTGACCGGTCTGGGCGGCAAAATATATAAGGGCCATGAACCGGCGCAAGTGGATGGTGCGGATGTGGTGGTCACTTCATCGGCCATTGGAAAGGATAATCCCGAGGTCAAGGCCGCACTCGATGCCGGTATCCCGGTGATCCCGAGGGCGGAGATGCTGGCTGAGCTCATGCGGTTAAAATACAGCATTGCTGTGGCCGGTGCCCATGGCAAAACCACCACCACCTCGATCCTGGCAAGTGTGCTTGCCGAGGGCGGGCTTGATCCCACGGTGGTGATCGGCGGAAAGTTAAAGCAGATAAACACCAATGCGGTCCTGGGTCAGGGCGAATTTATCGTGGCGGAAGCGGATGAAAGCGACGGCTCGTTTTTAAAGTTTAGCCCGACCATGGCGGTGGTCACCAATATCGATCTGGAGCATCTCGATTTTTACAAAGATCTGGATACTATCAAATCCGTTTTTCTGGATTTCATCGATCGGGTGCCGTTTTACGGACTGGCGGTGCTTTGCCTGGATAATGAGCATATTCAGGAGATTATTCCGAAGCTCAAGAAACGCTATGTTACCTATGGGCTAAGCGCCCAGGCCGATATCCAGGCCTCGGATATCCGGTATGAAACGGTCCGGAGCCGATTTTCCGTTTATAGCCAGGGCCAATTGGCCGGCCAGGTGATTCTGAACCTGCCCGGTCTGCACAATATCTATAATGCCCTGGCCAGCATTGCCGTGGGTATGGAGCTTGAAATACCGTTTGAGAGGATTCAGGCGGCCCTGGAAAATTTGGCTGGCGTGCAGCGGCGGCTTGAAATTAGGGGAGAGGCAAAAGGTATCCAGATCATAGATGACTACGGCCATCATCCCACAGAAATCAAGACCACCCTGGATGCGGTGCGGAAAAGCTGGCCCGGCCGCCGCCTGAAGGTCGTTTTTCAGCCCCATCGCTACACCCGGACAAAGGTTTTGTTTGATGACTTTACCCGGTCCTTCTATCAGTCGGACCTGCTGATGCTGCTGCCGATCTATTCGGCCGGGGAGCCGGAAATCGAGGGGGTGGATCATCACCGGCTGGCTGACGGGGTGCGCCATCACGGGCATAAGGATGTGCTCTGCTTTGATGAAAAAGCAGCGGCGGTTTCATACCTTAAGGAAAATGCCAAAGCAGGTGATATCATCCTGACCCTTGGCGCGGGCAACGTCTGGCAGGTGGGCCAGACGCTGCTTGAGCAATTGGGGCAATCGAATGCAAGAGATAAGGGGTAG
- a CDS encoding cytochrome c3 family protein, translating to MTSKKELKLAYGILVACLVVGLLGYSVLPAKSPESPIRKMYKTTGGDVLFDHQSHSDNYGLYCEDCHHAYRELEKEMPDSCGRCHQPDGKYQPALGDKGMFKHDAHAQEYGLYCNDCHHNYQQGDPEPPQHCTACHQRGMGDDMMPGRKDAFHQQCIGCHEDFGVMPGKTDCAGCHAPRNRTEAFHDQCMNCHEDFGVGPTQSDCNQCHGY from the coding sequence ATGACTTCGAAAAAAGAATTGAAATTGGCGTATGGGATTCTTGTCGCCTGTTTGGTGGTCGGATTGTTGGGGTATAGCGTACTTCCGGCGAAATCACCGGAATCTCCGATCCGTAAAATGTATAAGACGACAGGCGGGGATGTGCTGTTTGACCATCAAAGCCACAGCGACAACTACGGGCTTTATTGCGAAGACTGCCACCATGCCTACCGGGAATTAGAAAAAGAGATGCCGGATTCATGCGGCCGGTGCCATCAGCCGGATGGCAAATATCAGCCGGCATTGGGCGACAAGGGCATGTTCAAGCACGACGCCCATGCCCAGGAATACGGCCTGTACTGCAATGACTGCCACCATAACTATCAGCAGGGCGATCCGGAACCGCCCCAGCACTGTACCGCGTGCCATCAGCGGGGGATGGGCGATGACATGATGCCCGGCCGGAAGGATGCCTTCCATCAGCAGTGTATCGGATGCCATGAGGATTTTGGGGTGATGCCGGGGAAAACCGATTGTGCCGGCTGCCACGCGCCCAGAAACCGGACCGAGGCATTTCATGATCAATGCATGAACTGCCATGAGGATTTCGGCGTCGGCCCGACCCAGTCGGATTGTAATCAGTGTCACGGGTATTAG
- the ftsZ gene encoding cell division protein FtsZ, producing the protein MNFTYVDNDNSAKIKVIGVGGGGNNAINNMIDASLEGIKFIAANTDAQALANAKANTKIQLGEALTQGLGAGADPNIGREAAIESTELIREALGDSHMVFIAAGLGGGTGTGAAPVIAEICKELGALTVAVVTRPFAFEARKRTRHADEGIAKLKEVADTVITIPNDRLRGLASKKATLIEMFKKADEILHHSVKGITDLIMHPGLINLDFADVKTTMSKAGMAIMGIGRASGENRALEAAERAISHPLLEDNSIVGARGVLMNITCSSELTMEETMEASDRIYNEINNEDVELIWGTAVDDSLGDEMRVTVIATGIGDRDMQHVKDNIHRFPSDGFKPRGKVRDLTDEELKLDDYDIPTVIRNEASRQKGGNGNGNGDGQKSGFGEKIGRKAKKDGTHNSSFNYDTDLDIPTFLRRKAD; encoded by the coding sequence ATGAACTTTACCTATGTGGACAATGACAATTCAGCCAAAATCAAAGTAATCGGGGTCGGCGGTGGCGGCAACAACGCCATTAACAACATGATCGACGCAAGCCTTGAAGGGATCAAATTCATTGCGGCCAATACCGACGCCCAGGCCCTGGCCAATGCCAAGGCCAACACCAAGATTCAGTTGGGCGAGGCCCTGACCCAGGGACTCGGTGCCGGGGCGGATCCCAACATCGGCCGGGAGGCGGCCATCGAATCCACCGAACTGATCCGGGAGGCGCTGGGCGACAGTCATATGGTGTTTATCGCCGCCGGCTTAGGCGGCGGCACAGGCACCGGCGCCGCACCGGTGATTGCCGAGATATGCAAGGAACTCGGCGCATTAACCGTGGCCGTGGTCACCAGACCGTTTGCTTTTGAGGCCAGAAAGCGCACCCGCCACGCCGATGAGGGGATTGCCAAGTTAAAGGAGGTGGCGGATACGGTCATTACCATTCCTAACGATCGACTGCGGGGGCTTGCGTCCAAGAAAGCCACCCTGATCGAGATGTTTAAGAAGGCCGATGAAATCCTGCATCATTCGGTAAAAGGGATCACGGATCTCATTATGCATCCCGGCCTGATCAACCTGGATTTCGCGGATGTAAAGACCACCATGTCCAAGGCGGGTATGGCCATCATGGGCATCGGCCGGGCGAGTGGAGAGAACCGGGCCCTGGAGGCGGCCGAGCGGGCCATTTCCCATCCCCTCTTAGAGGACAATTCCATTGTGGGCGCCCGCGGGGTGTTAATGAACATCACGTGCAGCTCCGAGCTGACCATGGAAGAGACCATGGAGGCGTCCGACCGGATCTATAATGAGATTAACAATGAGGATGTGGAGCTTATCTGGGGAACCGCGGTGGACGATTCTCTGGGCGATGAGATGCGGGTTACCGTTATCGCCACCGGCATCGGGGATCGGGACATGCAGCATGTAAAGGACAACATCCACAGGTTTCCGTCAGACGGCTTCAAACCGCGCGGCAAGGTCCGGGATTTGACCGATGAAGAATTGAAACTGGATGATTACGATATTCCAACGGTCATCCGCAACGAGGCCAGCCGGCAGAAAGGCGGCAACGGCAATGGCAACGGCGATGGTCAGAAATCCGGTTTTGGCGAAAAAATCGGCCGAAAGGCCAAAAAGGACGGTACCCATAACAGCAGCTTCAACTATGATACGGATTTGGATATCCCCACATTTCTGCGCCGGAAGGCGGATTAA
- the murG gene encoding undecaprenyldiphospho-muramoylpentapeptide beta-N-acetylglucosaminyltransferase — MSKGRHIAKNSGTSGRRLRIVIAGGGTGGHLFPGLAIAEAFRQRAADSRVLFITTGRPIEARVLSRTDYRTARIPAAGVKGKGVSGKLGALVKVPAGILAALALFIRFRPDVVIGMGGYSAAPVILAAWMMRIFRVIHEQNRIPGMTNRFLAKYAHRIYVSFADTDMGGYADKVRLTGNPIRTEIADQLSQEKTSGSAGGFTVLILGGSQGAHAINMAVLEALSRLAGADTFRFIHQTGEADVETVQAGYEKAGIKARVSAFFDDMAACYASADLTVCRAGATSVAEVAAAGLPAIFIPYPYAADNHQYFNAKSLSESGAAELIEQKALDGAHLAERVNYYARHESVRREMQAKIGAFAMPQAAAEIAADISGALESRKSKPRGRRTVLSIN, encoded by the coding sequence ATGAGCAAAGGGCGGCACATAGCAAAAAACAGCGGGACCAGCGGACGTAGGCTGCGCATTGTTATTGCCGGCGGCGGCACCGGCGGGCATCTGTTTCCAGGACTTGCCATTGCCGAGGCCTTCAGGCAGCGGGCCGCAGACAGCCGGGTGTTGTTTATCACCACCGGCCGGCCGATTGAAGCCCGCGTGCTTTCCCGCACGGATTATCGGACGGCCCGGATTCCCGCGGCCGGGGTCAAGGGCAAAGGGGTGTCCGGAAAACTGGGCGCCCTGGTTAAGGTTCCTGCCGGGATTTTAGCCGCATTGGCCCTTTTTATCCGTTTCCGGCCGGATGTGGTGATCGGTATGGGCGGCTATTCCGCTGCACCGGTTATTCTGGCTGCGTGGATGATGCGTATTTTCCGGGTCATCCATGAACAGAACCGGATTCCCGGGATGACCAACCGGTTTCTGGCCAAATATGCCCATCGCATCTATGTGTCGTTTGCAGATACGGACATGGGGGGATACGCGGACAAGGTGCGGCTTACCGGAAACCCCATCCGCACCGAAATCGCCGATCAACTGTCACAAGAAAAAACATCCGGATCCGCCGGCGGCTTTACCGTGCTGATTCTGGGCGGCAGCCAGGGCGCCCATGCGATCAACATGGCGGTTTTAGAGGCGCTTTCCCGTTTAGCCGGGGCCGATACGTTCCGGTTTATCCATCAAACCGGTGAGGCGGATGTGGAGACAGTCCAGGCAGGCTATGAAAAAGCCGGCATAAAAGCCCGGGTGTCCGCATTTTTTGATGATATGGCCGCCTGCTATGCATCGGCGGATCTGACCGTATGCCGGGCGGGTGCTACGTCCGTGGCTGAAGTGGCGGCTGCCGGTCTGCCGGCCATCTTTATCCCATACCCCTATGCGGCGGACAACCATCAGTATTTTAATGCCAAAAGTCTGTCGGAGTCCGGGGCTGCCGAACTGATCGAACAGAAGGCGCTGGATGGAGCGCACCTGGCGGAGAGAGTCAACTATTATGCCAGACATGAATCGGTTCGCCGGGAAATGCAGGCCAAAATAGGCGCCTTTGCCATGCCTCAGGCGGCGGCGGAAATAGCGGCGGATATTTCCGGGGCATTGGAGAGCCGAAAGTCTAAACCCAGGGGCCGGCGCACGGTCCTGTCAATAAACTGA
- the murD gene encoding UDP-N-acetylmuramoyl-L-alanine--D-glutamate ligase, whose protein sequence is MEIKDRHILVVGLGKTGGALVRFLHRRGAHVTATDEADAERLAGVLAALGDMDVALELGGHRIETFLSADLIVLSPGVPHTIEPVRQAQAKNIPVTGEIELAYRFLKTPIIAITGTNGKSTTTLLAGEMLKDAGYEVFVGGNLGTPLIEFADQGGTADFAVVEISSFQLDTIETFQPSVAVLLNITADHLDRYDDFAGYVRSKARIFENQGPADTAVLNAADPAIKELLPDIRATVLPFNADDTAVHGAWPADDSIRLKLPGADAVWLDCRNIPLLGAHNRENIAAAALAAAAAGAPIFSIQETISHFRGLSHRMSPVAAINGVQFIDDSKATNVDAVVRALASFYTPVILILGGRDKMGGYFALKSVLADRVKHLIVMGEAADTIKAELGDAAPMISHVFSMTEAVRAAWETAKSGDTVLLSPACASFDMYESYAHRGEDFAEQVRQLGAGGNG, encoded by the coding sequence GTGGAGATTAAGGACAGACATATCCTGGTGGTCGGCCTCGGAAAGACGGGGGGCGCGCTTGTCCGGTTTTTGCATCGCCGGGGCGCCCATGTGACGGCGACAGACGAGGCGGATGCGGAAAGGCTCGCGGGCGTATTGGCGGCCCTGGGCGACATGGATGTGGCGCTTGAGCTCGGCGGGCACCGGATCGAAACATTTTTATCCGCGGATTTGATTGTCTTAAGTCCGGGGGTGCCTCATACCATTGAACCGGTGCGGCAGGCACAGGCGAAAAATATACCGGTAACCGGCGAGATTGAGCTGGCCTACCGGTTTTTAAAAACCCCGATCATTGCCATCACCGGCACCAATGGAAAATCGACCACCACGCTTCTTGCGGGCGAGATGTTAAAGGATGCCGGCTATGAAGTGTTTGTCGGGGGAAACCTTGGCACCCCGCTCATCGAGTTTGCGGATCAGGGCGGGACTGCGGATTTCGCCGTGGTTGAAATCAGCAGCTTTCAGCTGGATACCATTGAGACGTTTCAGCCAAGTGTGGCGGTACTTTTAAATATTACGGCCGATCACCTGGACCGGTATGACGATTTTGCCGGATATGTCCGCTCCAAGGCCCGGATTTTTGAAAACCAGGGACCGGCGGATACCGCGGTGTTAAATGCGGCCGACCCGGCCATAAAAGAATTGCTGCCGGATATCCGGGCGACTGTGCTGCCGTTTAATGCCGATGATACGGCTGTCCATGGGGCATGGCCGGCAGATGACAGTATCCGGCTTAAGCTGCCGGGAGCGGATGCGGTATGGCTGGACTGCCGGAATATTCCCCTTTTGGGGGCGCACAACCGGGAAAACATCGCTGCTGCGGCACTGGCGGCCGCTGCTGCGGGCGCGCCCATTTTCAGTATCCAGGAAACCATCAGCCATTTCCGCGGGCTTTCCCACCGGATGAGCCCGGTGGCCGCGATCAACGGGGTGCAGTTTATCGATGATTCCAAAGCTACCAACGTAGACGCCGTGGTGCGCGCGCTTGCTTCATTTTACACACCCGTGATCCTGATTTTAGGCGGCCGGGATAAAATGGGCGGCTATTTTGCCTTAAAATCGGTTTTAGCTGATCGGGTCAAGCATTTGATCGTTATGGGCGAGGCGGCGGACACGATCAAGGCCGAACTTGGGGATGCGGCGCCGATGATAAGCCATGTTTTTTCCATGACGGAGGCGGTCCGTGCGGCCTGGGAGACGGCAAAATCCGGGGATACGGTGCTGCTTTCCCCGGCATGCGCCAGTTTTGACATGTATGAGAGCTATGCCCATCGAGGCGAGGATTTTGCGGAACAGGTACGGCAATTAGGAGCAGGCGGCAATGGGTAG
- the ftsW gene encoding putative lipid II flippase FtsW: MGRSEQSRKKAAGPCFVCDYTLLVPVLLLVGIGVAMIYSASCEIALKQFGNEYYFFKKQLIFAGLGVMVMLMIRFIPYRVYRPLTYLIFITAIVLLSVLLINGVGHASGGATRWLKLKWVSFQPTEFAKLALIIFMAYSLSKKQDRIEELNIGFLPHVLILCLLSGLIILQPDFGSIAIMWMLAWVVMFAGRVRVLHLTVTILMILPVATYLIVSSEYRLKRFLVFLDPWRYPLDEGYQIIHSLMAFGSGGLLGKGFGQGYQKLFYLPTPHTDFILSVIGEEGGWLWILIVLGLYLIILWRGIEIARARTDFFGSLLALGISAAIALQAVVNMGVNLSLLPTKGLTLPFLSYGGTSLLINMVLIGILMNIGMTRAK, translated from the coding sequence ATGGGTAGAAGCGAACAGAGCAGAAAAAAAGCGGCCGGGCCGTGTTTTGTTTGTGACTATACCCTGCTGGTGCCGGTGCTGCTTCTTGTGGGCATCGGGGTGGCCATGATTTACAGTGCAAGCTGTGAAATCGCGTTAAAACAGTTCGGCAATGAATACTACTTTTTTAAAAAGCAGCTCATATTTGCCGGCCTCGGGGTGATGGTCATGCTGATGATCCGGTTTATCCCCTACAGAGTCTATCGGCCGCTCACCTATTTAATTTTTATCACGGCCATTGTTTTGCTCTCCGTGCTTTTGATCAACGGGGTCGGGCACGCATCGGGCGGGGCCACCCGCTGGCTCAAGTTGAAATGGGTCTCTTTTCAGCCGACGGAATTTGCCAAACTCGCGCTGATTATCTTTATGGCCTATTCCCTGAGCAAAAAACAGGATCGGATTGAAGAATTAAATATCGGTTTTCTGCCGCATGTTTTGATCCTGTGTCTGCTATCCGGCCTTATCATCTTGCAGCCGGATTTCGGCTCCATCGCCATTATGTGGATGCTGGCCTGGGTGGTCATGTTTGCCGGCCGGGTGCGGGTGCTGCATCTTACGGTGACGATTCTGATGATCCTGCCGGTGGCGACCTACCTGATTGTTTCCTCGGAATACCGGCTGAAGCGGTTCCTCGTGTTTCTGGATCCATGGCGCTATCCGCTGGATGAGGGCTATCAGATAATTCACTCCCTTATGGCCTTCGGCTCCGGCGGGCTTTTGGGAAAAGGGTTCGGCCAAGGGTATCAGAAACTGTTTTACCTGCCCACCCCGCATACGGATTTTATCTTGTCGGTGATCGGCGAAGAGGGCGGATGGTTGTGGATTCTGATCGTACTGGGCCTTTACCTGATCATTTTGTGGCGGGGCATTGAAATCGCCCGCGCACGGACGGATTTTTTCGGCTCGCTTCTGGCCCTGGGGATCAGCGCGGCCATTGCCCTGCAGGCGGTAGTCAACATGGGGGTCAATTTGAGTCTGCTTCCGACCAAGGGGCTGACGCTTCCGTTTTTGAGTTACGGCGGCACTTCGCTTTTGATCAATATGGTTTTGATCGGAATTTTGATGAACATCGGGATGACAAGGGCCAAATGA
- the ftsA gene encoding cell division protein FtsA, producing the protein MKGKEEIVVGLDIGTTKICAVVAEMSGGTFNIIGIGSHPSVGLRKGVVVNIESTVDSIKKAVEEAELMAGCEISAVYAGIAGGHMTGFNSNGIIAIKGDEITQSDVDRVIEAARAVAIPMDREVIHVLPQEFIVDGEGGIHNPVGMAGVRLEAKIHIVTGAVTSAQNIVKCANKAGLDVCDIILEPIASCESVLTAEEKEVGAALVDIGGGTTDLAVFNGNNIKHTFVLSLGGNNMTNDISVGLRTPMAEAERIKLKYGTCIADQVGNDETIEISDLSGRGGRKLPRQILAEILEPRVEEIFTLIKRELYRAGMKNAVSSGLVLTGGASLLEGITDIAESVFELPVRIGRPQGVAGLVDVVNNPMYATGVGLVLYGAKNQEKKKFRIRDNNIFNRIMKRMKTWFKEII; encoded by the coding sequence GTGAAGGGAAAGGAAGAGATTGTCGTCGGTTTAGATATCGGCACCACCAAAATCTGCGCGGTGGTGGCGGAGATGAGCGGCGGCACATTTAATATCATCGGTATCGGGAGCCATCCGTCAGTCGGTTTGCGCAAAGGGGTTGTGGTCAATATCGAATCCACCGTGGATTCGATCAAAAAGGCGGTGGAGGAAGCCGAACTCATGGCCGGCTGTGAAATCTCCGCCGTATATGCGGGCATTGCCGGCGGACACATGACAGGGTTTAACAGTAACGGCATCATCGCCATCAAGGGCGATGAGATTACCCAGTCGGATGTGGATCGCGTGATCGAGGCGGCCCGGGCGGTTGCGATTCCCATGGACCGGGAGGTAATCCACGTGCTGCCTCAGGAATTTATCGTGGACGGCGAGGGCGGTATTCATAATCCTGTGGGTATGGCGGGCGTCCGGCTTGAGGCCAAAATCCATATCGTGACCGGCGCCGTGACCTCGGCCCAGAACATCGTTAAATGCGCCAATAAGGCCGGGCTGGATGTCTGCGATATCATCCTGGAGCCGATTGCCTCCTGCGAGTCGGTACTAACCGCTGAGGAAAAAGAGGTGGGCGCCGCACTGGTGGATATTGGCGGCGGCACCACAGATCTGGCGGTTTTTAACGGAAACAACATCAAGCATACCTTTGTCCTCTCACTGGGCGGCAACAATATGACCAATGATATCTCCGTGGGCCTGCGCACCCCGATGGCCGAGGCCGAACGGATAAAACTCAAATACGGCACCTGTATCGCGGACCAGGTCGGAAATGATGAAACCATCGAGATTTCCGATCTTTCCGGCCGGGGCGGCCGGAAACTGCCGCGTCAGATACTGGCGGAAATCCTGGAGCCCCGGGTGGAGGAGATTTTTACCCTTATAAAGCGCGAGCTTTACCGGGCTGGCATGAAGAATGCCGTCTCCTCCGGGCTGGTGCTGACAGGCGGGGCATCCCTTTTGGAAGGGATCACCGATATTGCGGAATCCGTTTTCGAACTGCCGGTGCGCATCGGCCGGCCCCAGGGTGTTGCCGGGCTGGTGGATGTGGTGAACAATCCCATGTATGCCACGGGCGTCGGCCTGGTGCTCTATGGGGCCAAAAATCAAGAAAAGAAGAAATTCCGGATTCGGGACAACAATATATTTAATCGGATCATGAAGCGCATGAAAACCTGGTTTAAGGAAATCATTTAA